From one Agathobaculum sp. NTUH-O15-33 genomic stretch:
- a CDS encoding glutamate-5-semialdehyde dehydrogenase: MRQLMDIARDANEAKRAVAKLGTNDKNRGLSAIADALLAHTDEIIAANRADIEAGRASGLGEGLIDRLMLDEKRIAGIAEGCRKVADLPDPIGEMLWMRKTPSGLNIGEKRVPMGVIGIIYEARPNVTVDAAALCFKAGSACILRGGKEAFHSSLCLTGLMRAALAAEGLPENAINLVEDTTRDSANQMMRLNGYLDVLIPRGGAGLIQTVVQNATVPVIETGTGNCHVYVDSTADLAMAQSILVNAKCQRPSVCNAAESLLVHRDVAAAFLPMAAEGLAPSGVKLHGCPRTQEILGEAVLPATDEDWGKEYLDFEISVKVVDSLDEAIDHINRYNTGHSECIVTRDYASSQRFLEEIDAAAVYVNASTRFTDGFEFGFGAEIGISTQKLHARGPMGLTALTSTKYIVYGNGQVR; the protein is encoded by the coding sequence ATGAGACAACTGATGGACATTGCCCGCGACGCAAACGAAGCAAAGCGCGCCGTTGCCAAGCTGGGCACGAACGACAAAAACCGGGGCCTATCGGCCATTGCGGACGCGCTTTTGGCGCACACGGACGAGATCATCGCCGCCAACCGTGCCGATATCGAGGCCGGCCGCGCAAGCGGCCTTGGCGAGGGTCTGATCGACCGGCTGATGCTTGATGAAAAGCGCATCGCGGGCATAGCGGAGGGTTGCCGTAAGGTGGCCGATCTGCCCGATCCGATCGGGGAAATGCTTTGGATGCGCAAAACGCCCTCGGGCCTGAACATCGGCGAAAAGCGCGTGCCCATGGGCGTGATCGGCATCATATACGAAGCGCGCCCCAATGTCACCGTGGACGCGGCGGCATTATGCTTCAAGGCGGGTTCGGCCTGCATCCTGCGCGGCGGCAAGGAGGCGTTCCACTCTTCCCTGTGCTTAACCGGGCTGATGCGCGCGGCGCTCGCCGCCGAGGGCCTGCCGGAGAACGCCATCAACCTTGTGGAGGATACGACGCGTGACAGCGCGAACCAAATGATGCGCCTGAACGGCTATCTCGACGTGCTGATCCCGCGCGGCGGGGCCGGGCTGATCCAAACGGTCGTGCAAAACGCGACCGTGCCGGTCATCGAAACGGGCACCGGCAACTGCCACGTTTATGTCGATTCCACGGCCGACCTCGCCATGGCGCAGAGCATTCTGGTCAACGCCAAGTGCCAACGCCCCTCCGTGTGCAACGCGGCTGAGAGTCTGCTCGTCCACCGCGACGTTGCGGCGGCCTTTTTGCCCATGGCGGCCGAGGGCCTCGCGCCGAGCGGCGTCAAGCTGCACGGCTGTCCGCGCACGCAGGAGATCTTAGGCGAAGCCGTCCTGCCCGCCACGGATGAGGATTGGGGCAAGGAGTACCTCGATTTTGAGATCTCGGTCAAGGTGGTCGATTCGCTGGACGAAGCGATCGATCACATTAACCGCTATAACACCGGCCACTCCGAGTGTATCGTTACCCGCGATTACGCGTCTTCCCAGCGTTTTCTGGAAGAGATCGACGCCGCCGCCGTCTATGTCAACGCTTCCACCCGCTTTACCGACGGGTTTGAGTTCGGCTTTGGCGCCGAGATCGGCATTTCCACCCAAAAGCTCCACGCGCGCGGGCCCATGGGCTTGACCGCGCTCACCTCCACCAAATATATCGTATATGGAAACGGACAGGTGCGTTAA
- a CDS encoding ZIP family metal transporter: protein MSSPLAYAAAGTGFTFFMTTLGAALVFLVRRGQSRTLQRLCLGFAAGVMIAASVWSLLVPAIEEAEAQGMVGWVPAAGGFLLGVGLLLLLDQLLPHLHPDGDTPEGLPSSLHRTTLLVLAVTLHNIPEGMAVGLSFALAAQHGGDPAMYAAALALAVGIGIQNFPEGAAVALPLRQEGLSAGRSFLYGSLSGVVEPIFGILVVLLAKDIAPLMPWLLAAAAGAMLYVVVEELIPEAHLGEHSNLGTMGVMAGFLAMMILDVALG, encoded by the coding sequence ATGTCCAGTCCACTCGCCTACGCGGCCGCCGGTACCGGCTTTACATTTTTCATGACAACGCTTGGCGCGGCTCTTGTTTTTCTGGTGCGCCGCGGCCAAAGCAGAACGTTGCAGCGCCTGTGCCTTGGTTTTGCCGCGGGCGTGATGATCGCGGCTTCCGTATGGAGCCTGCTGGTGCCCGCTATTGAGGAAGCGGAAGCGCAGGGCATGGTCGGCTGGGTCCCCGCCGCAGGCGGTTTCCTGCTCGGCGTGGGGCTGCTGCTGCTGCTTGACCAACTGCTGCCCCACCTTCACCCGGACGGCGATACGCCTGAGGGCCTGCCCTCTTCGCTTCACCGCACCACGCTTTTGGTGCTCGCGGTGACACTGCACAATATACCGGAGGGCATGGCCGTCGGCCTGTCGTTCGCGCTGGCGGCGCAGCACGGGGGCGATCCCGCCATGTATGCCGCCGCGCTGGCGCTCGCCGTCGGAATTGGCATACAGAACTTCCCGGAGGGCGCTGCCGTCGCCCTGCCGCTTCGGCAGGAAGGCCTTTCCGCGGGCCGTTCGTTCCTTTACGGCAGCCTGTCCGGCGTCGTCGAACCGATCTTTGGCATTTTAGTCGTGCTGCTGGCGAAGGATATCGCCCCTCTGATGCCGTGGCTGCTCGCGGCGGCGGCGGGCGCGATGCTCTATGTTGTAGTAGAAGAACTGATTCCCGAAGCCCATTTGGGCGAGCATTCCAACCTTGGCACCATGGGCGTCATGGCGGGCTTTCTCGCGATGATGATCCTCGACGTGGCGCTGGGCTGA
- a CDS encoding transposase: MQLPKRKHPRLKAYDYSESGVYFLTVCTKNKVHSLGEIVGRGDLTPPLTVLTATGKKVCKIIQTMSEAYHNVRLLHFVVMPNHIHILLELSPDVGGVGSPRPTQTSVPNIIKGFKAMTRRACGSSLWQTGYYDHIIRNDADLQTHWTYIDENSAKWADDAYF; encoded by the coding sequence ATGCAGCTTCCTAAAAGAAAGCATCCACGCCTGAAAGCCTACGATTACAGTGAATCCGGCGTGTATTTCCTGACGGTCTGCACCAAAAACAAGGTCCATTCGCTGGGCGAGATTGTAGGGCGGGGTGACCTCACCCCGCCGCTCACCGTGCTCACGGCAACCGGCAAAAAAGTATGCAAAATAATTCAGACCATGTCCGAAGCATATCATAATGTTCGTTTACTGCATTTTGTCGTCATGCCAAACCATATACATATTCTGCTGGAACTTTCTCCGGATGTCGGCGGGGTGGGGTCACCCCGCCCTACCCAAACGTCGGTGCCGAATATTATAAAAGGATTTAAGGCCATGACGCGGCGTGCTTGCGGCAGCAGCCTATGGCAAACCGGCTATTACGACCATATCATCCGCAATGACGCGGACCTGCAAACTCATTGGACCTATATTGACGAAAACTCCGCAAAATGGGCGGACGACGCGTATTTCTAA
- a CDS encoding CYTH domain-containing protein translates to MEREYKWRADEALLGGALLWASGRLGSASRTIHMRSQYFDSADGLLRQNEAALRLRLENSRGVCCMKLRNVSTPEGMRTHEEYECEAATIEEGLAHLPEAGAPKDLCAKAASAELAVQCTVDFMRVAVLIQQNDTVCELALDQGELQHEGRTAPLCEIELEHIVGSEEPFHALAAELAEHLSLVPEPESKLARAMKL, encoded by the coding sequence ATGGAACGTGAATACAAATGGCGTGCGGACGAAGCCTTGCTCGGCGGCGCGCTGCTGTGGGCATCCGGCAGGCTGGGCAGCGCCAGCCGAACCATCCACATGAGGTCGCAGTATTTTGACTCCGCGGACGGACTTTTACGCCAAAACGAGGCGGCGCTTCGTCTGCGGCTGGAAAACAGCCGCGGCGTGTGCTGCATGAAGCTGCGCAACGTATCAACGCCTGAAGGCATGCGGACGCACGAGGAATACGAGTGCGAGGCCGCCACGATCGAGGAAGGCCTTGCCCACCTGCCGGAAGCCGGCGCGCCAAAGGATCTGTGCGCCAAGGCCGCTTCGGCCGAGCTTGCCGTGCAATGCACGGTGGATTTCATGCGCGTCGCCGTGCTCATTCAGCAAAACGACACGGTGTGCGAGCTCGCCCTCGATCAGGGCGAATTGCAGCATGAAGGCAGAACGGCGCCGCTGTGCGAGATCGAGCTTGAGCATATCGTGGGCAGCGAAGAACCCTTCCACGCCCTTGCCGCCGAGCTTGCCGAGCATCTCTCCCTCGTCCCGGAGCCCGAAAGCAAGCTCGCCCGGGCAATGAAGCTATAA
- a CDS encoding alpha/beta fold hydrolase: MKQAQNWIEEFIPLNGTETYLLTLPAAPGKPLVLFLHGGPGVSESCFAYAHHDMLGDACTLAFYDQRGAGRTLRRNPDAPLSIGLMLHDLDGVIKLLKKRFPGSPIVLLGHSWGTVLGALYALRHPERIARYIGVGQVVSMTAAEQASTAALRKALAERGTPRDQARFASMQPYPPDHWDKKGLRHYAAMTKLRNKYGLREPNPVPLIPAVRRSPTLQKRDLIDIIRGNLTSTPLLCACMNVFDLTRFSAHWRVPALFIQGARDHITHLAPVERYFDRIDAPEKQLVVMADCGHSPMIDRPDLFARHIREQLAKAEKEVHQ, from the coding sequence ATGAAGCAGGCGCAAAACTGGATTGAAGAATTTATTCCGCTGAACGGCACGGAGACCTATCTGCTCACCTTGCCCGCCGCGCCCGGCAAGCCCTTGGTCCTGTTTCTCCATGGCGGGCCGGGCGTAAGCGAAAGCTGCTTTGCATATGCTCACCATGACATGTTGGGCGACGCCTGCACCCTTGCCTTTTACGACCAGCGCGGCGCGGGACGCACGCTGCGCCGTAATCCCGACGCGCCGCTTTCGATCGGCCTGATGCTTCATGATTTGGACGGCGTGATCAAGCTACTGAAAAAGCGTTTTCCCGGCTCCCCCATCGTTTTGCTGGGCCACTCTTGGGGCACGGTGCTTGGCGCGCTGTACGCGCTGCGCCATCCGGAGCGGATCGCGCGCTATATCGGCGTTGGACAGGTCGTTTCCATGACGGCGGCCGAGCAGGCTTCGACCGCGGCGCTGCGCAAGGCGCTGGCCGAACGCGGCACGCCGCGCGATCAGGCGCGATTCGCTTCCATGCAGCCCTATCCGCCCGACCACTGGGATAAAAAAGGCTTGCGCCACTACGCCGCCATGACCAAACTGCGCAACAAATACGGCCTGCGCGAGCCAAACCCGGTACCGCTGATCCCCGCCGTGCGGCGCAGCCCCACGCTTCAAAAACGCGACCTGATCGATATTATCCGAGGCAACTTGACAAGCACGCCGCTGCTGTGCGCCTGCATGAACGTTTTCGATCTTACCCGGTTCAGCGCGCACTGGCGCGTTCCCGCGCTGTTCATACAGGGCGCGCGCGATCATATCACCCACCTTGCGCCGGTCGAACGCTACTTCGACCGCATAGACGCGCCGGAAAAGCAGCTTGTCGTGATGGCGGACTGTGGCCACAGCCCGATGATTGATCGACCTGATCTGTTCGCGCGCCATATACGCGAGCAGCTGGCAAAAGCAGAAAAAGAGGTGCACCAATGA
- the proB gene encoding glutamate 5-kinase: MLNINEVRRIVVKVGTSTLTYDNGKLNIRRIEQLVRCICDLQNRGFEMVLVSSGAVTVGAAKLGLRERPHKLSMKQAAAAVGQCELMHIYDKMFLEYGINVAQILLTRENITNDGQRENIHNTFSALLQTGVVPIINENDTVATAELVHIENFGDNDTLSAVVARMCEADLLIIFTDIDGLYDSDPRKNPQAKLLPLISNIDAKVRRMAGGPGSSGGTGGMATKLTAAELCMDAGIPMLVANGENADILYDIVDGKPVGTLFARERA, encoded by the coding sequence ATGCTCAACATCAACGAGGTGCGGCGTATCGTCGTCAAGGTCGGCACCTCTACGCTTACTTATGATAACGGCAAGCTCAACATCCGGCGCATCGAGCAGCTCGTCCGCTGCATCTGCGATTTGCAAAACCGCGGTTTTGAAATGGTTTTGGTATCCTCCGGCGCGGTAACCGTGGGCGCGGCCAAGCTCGGCCTGCGGGAGCGGCCGCATAAGCTTTCCATGAAACAGGCCGCCGCCGCGGTGGGCCAATGCGAGCTGATGCATATATACGACAAAATGTTCTTGGAATACGGCATCAATGTTGCGCAAATATTACTGACACGGGAAAATATCACGAACGACGGCCAGCGGGAAAACATTCACAACACCTTTTCCGCGCTTTTGCAGACCGGCGTCGTCCCGATCATCAACGAAAACGACACCGTCGCCACCGCCGAGCTGGTGCATATCGAAAACTTCGGCGATAACGATACGCTTTCCGCCGTTGTCGCGCGCATGTGCGAAGCCGATCTGCTCATCATCTTCACCGATATCGACGGTCTTTACGATTCCGATCCCCGCAAAAACCCGCAGGCAAAGCTGCTGCCCCTAATCTCCAACATCGACGCGAAGGTGCGCCGCATGGCGGGCGGGCCGGGCTCGTCCGGCGGCACGGGCGGCATGGCGACCAAGCTGACCGCCGCCGAGCTGTGCATGGACGCGGGCATCCCCATGCTGGTGGCCAACGGCGAAAACGCCGATATTTTATACGACATCGTGGATGGTAAACCGGTGGGCACGCTGTTTGCCAGAGAGCGTGCCTGA